In Chryseobacterium sp., the genomic window ATCACTTCGGATATTATGTACCAACCATTCAGTGGCTTACTGAATATGGATTAATAAAAGGTATTTCCAATGTAGATCTTACGCTGGGACAAATGTCTTTGTGGCATATTTTCCAGGCTGGATTTTCCAATTTTTCAGATCCTTTTCTTAGAATCAACACCCTCTTATTAATCATTTACACTCTATATATTATTGAGAAAAAAAACTGGGTTCATTTATGTTTGATCCCCATCCTGCTATTATTTTCACAGTCTCCGAGCCCAGATCTGCCGGTTATTGTTTTTTCATTAATTATTTTAAATGAAATCATAGCAGGAAATAAAAACCATGCTCTTCTTTTTGCCTTTTCAGTGTTCGTTTTCACCATAAAGCCTACGATGATTTGGCTCCCTATACTGATCTTTCTCAACGCTGTTATAATTTTTAAATCAAATTTTAAAATTCTTATTTTCGGAAGCTTGATTCTCATTTTATTCTTCATTAAAAATATCTGGACATTCGGCTATCCGGTCTTCCCCGTCTCTATAGGAGATCTCGGCCTGCCCTGGAAACCCAATTCCGAAGTTTTAAAAACATCATCCCGGTACGCCATTCAGAAAACGTATGACATGCAGTATTCTTACGAAGAAATTCAAAAATTTTCAATCTTTGACTATGTTAAAAACTGGTTTTTCTTAAAAGGGATTAAATCAAAAATCAATATCCTTTTCATTGTAAGTTTACTTGTATTGTCTTTATTCACATGGGTAAAAAAAAGAATGCTTATCACCTTAATCTGTATCTCACTGTTAATAAAAAGTATAGTGATACTAGCCTTTTCAGCTCAATACAGGTTTTTCATAGATGTATTTTTTGTGATGTTTTTTATAATATTTTATGAATATTTCGACCGAAAAAAATCAATTACCGTTTTTTCAGTCCTCAGTCTGTCTATTATTTTGCTGTTATCTTTTCCCAACCTTATACAGCGTTATCTCCCTAGTTTTAAACCGGGAAACTTTATTGCAGGGTTTGAAAAAAAACAGCTTTATAAACCATCGGTCTATCAGTATCATCATTATGATTCTTTCCGGGTCGGAAACCTAAAATTCAATGTTTCTAAAAAGTATCCGTTTAATTTTGACACCCCGCTTCCCTCTATTTCTACAGGGTATATTTTTGACGATGCCAAACAGGGAATATTCCCTCAATATTGTAACGAAAATAACATCAGAAAAGGATTTATCTGGAAAAAGCTGAATTCCAAGGAGAAAAGCGAGGCTGAAAAAGTGATCAATAGTATCAAAAACTCTTATAAACAGAACAAATAGAGAAACTTTATTATCTGGAGAAAAAAGGTAATTTTGTATCATGTTCAACACATTAGGTAATCTTCTTAGTCTAACAACATTTGGAGAAAGTCACGGAGTGGCGTATGGCGGTATTATTAATAATTTCCCGGCGGGTTTAACGGTAGATCTCGATAAAGTTCAGTATGAGCTGAACCGAAGAAAACCGGGTCAGTCTGCTATTGTTACACAAAGAAAAGAAAGTGACACGGTAAAATTTCTTTCGGGAATTTTTGACGGAAAAACGACGGGTACTCCAATAGGTTTTATCATTGAAAATGAAAATCAGAAATCAAAGGATTATGACCATATTGCAGGGGCATACCGTCCAAGTCATGCAGATTTCACATATGATCAGAAATTTGGTTTTAGGGATTATCGTGGCGGCGGAAAATCTTCAGCAAGAGAAACCATGAACTGGGTAGTTGCAGGAGCATTTGCCAAGCAGCTTCTACCTGAGCTTGAAATCAATGCTTACGTTTCATCTGTAGGAGATATTTTCTGTGAAAAGCCCTACCAGGCTTTAGACTTTTCTAAAACGGAAACCAATGATGTACGCTGTCCGGATACTGAAACTGCCGAAAGGATGATTTCAAAAATTAAAGAGATCAAAAAAGAAGGCAACACTATCGGTGGAACAATTACCTGCGTTATCAAAAACGTTCCTGTAGGAATCGGTGAACCTGTATTTTCAAAACTTCAGGCCGAGCTGGCCAAAGCTATGCTTAATATTAATGCCTGCAAAGGTTTTGAATATGGCAGTGGATTTTGCGGTGCAAAAATGACGGGAAAAGAACACAATGATGCGTTTAATACCGATTTCACTACCCAATCTAACCTTTCAGGGGGAATTCAGGGCGGAATCTCCAACGGGATGGATATTTATTTCCGTGTGGCATTCAAGCCTGTAGCTACTATTTTAAGACCTCAGGACAGTATCGATAAAGATGGAAATCCGGTTGTCGTAGAAGGAAAAGGCCGTCACGATCCATGTGTCGTTCCAAGAGCTGTCCCTGTAGTGGAAGCATTAGCTGCATTTGTCCTTGCAGATCTGT contains:
- the aroC gene encoding chorismate synthase; the protein is MFNTLGNLLSLTTFGESHGVAYGGIINNFPAGLTVDLDKVQYELNRRKPGQSAIVTQRKESDTVKFLSGIFDGKTTGTPIGFIIENENQKSKDYDHIAGAYRPSHADFTYDQKFGFRDYRGGGKSSARETMNWVVAGAFAKQLLPELEINAYVSSVGDIFCEKPYQALDFSKTETNDVRCPDTETAERMISKIKEIKKEGNTIGGTITCVIKNVPVGIGEPVFSKLQAELAKAMLNINACKGFEYGSGFCGAKMTGKEHNDAFNTDFTTQSNLSGGIQGGISNGMDIYFRVAFKPVATILRPQDSIDKDGNPVVVEGKGRHDPCVVPRAVPVVEALAAFVLADLFLINKTRNINNF